A single genomic interval of Brevibacillus brevis harbors:
- a CDS encoding TetR/AcrR family transcriptional regulator, translating into MPKLGMEPKRRADVINATLTCISNHGIDGMTLDKVAEYADCSKGVVTYYFKNKDNLTSEAFQAFLAYYGLKIESDIESTMTAQEMMDVTLAHILPPYVDDKEKRINVSQLDGIADMYIPHEDQARLFVQFFSRAALDPNLQEVVAKSYTRDLQGITKIFDYGKQTGLMSVEDSQSAAYGLMAMVVGLSFFRVASVQPANGEDNRYICEDYVRQIINRK; encoded by the coding sequence ATGCCCAAATTAGGAATGGAACCAAAGCGCCGAGCAGATGTCATCAATGCGACACTCACTTGTATTAGCAATCACGGGATTGATGGCATGACGCTGGATAAGGTGGCGGAGTATGCGGACTGCTCAAAGGGTGTCGTCACGTATTATTTTAAGAATAAGGATAATTTGACGAGTGAAGCCTTTCAGGCATTCTTGGCCTACTATGGCTTGAAAATTGAATCTGACATTGAGAGCACCATGACAGCCCAGGAAATGATGGACGTTACGCTTGCGCACATCTTGCCGCCGTACGTGGACGACAAGGAAAAACGGATCAATGTTTCGCAGTTGGATGGCATCGCTGACATGTACATCCCGCATGAAGATCAAGCAAGACTCTTTGTGCAATTCTTCTCCAGAGCCGCATTGGACCCCAATCTCCAAGAAGTGGTTGCGAAAAGTTATACAAGAGATTTGCAGGGCATCACCAAGATTTTTGATTACGGCAAGCAAACCGGGCTTATGTCTGTAGAGGATTCGCAAAGCGCTGCCTACGGACTCATGGCGATGGTTGTGGGCTTGAGCTTCTTTCGAGTGGCGAGCGTTCAGCCAGCAAACGGTGAAGACAACCGATATATTTGTGAGGACTATGTGAGGCAGATTATCAATAGAAAGTGA
- a CDS encoding DUF4180 domain-containing protein, with product MNITKVEAGGKNIAIVSGSGVLIEDVQSALDLIATVHYQADSDRIILNKSLLNESFFDLKTRLAGEILQKFINYRVKVAIVGDFSVYTSKSLKDFIYESNNGNDIFLLPTEEQAIEKLSQVK from the coding sequence TTGAATATTACAAAGGTAGAAGCTGGCGGGAAGAATATTGCCATTGTGAGTGGTAGCGGGGTGCTTATAGAGGATGTGCAGTCCGCATTGGACCTGATCGCAACGGTACATTATCAAGCAGACAGTGATCGTATCATTCTCAACAAATCATTGCTCAACGAGAGCTTTTTCGATTTGAAAACACGTCTTGCCGGCGAGATCCTTCAGAAGTTTATCAATTATCGGGTGAAAGTAGCGATTGTAGGGGATTTTTCGGTGTACACAAGTAAAAGTCTAAAAGACTTCATCTATGAATCCAACAACGGAAACGACATCTTCCTCTTGCCGACCGAAGAGCAGGCGATCGAGAAGTTAAGCCAGGTGAAATAG
- a CDS encoding formylglycine-generating enzyme family protein, translating to MERTYTMVNIPAGQIELRDDRIKATWTTEVNAFLLAPVPVTNAFYFSVVQKAVGPNEHPEAPVVNVSWNDAISFCNLLSQQAGLTECYSISEDGERIIWNGDADGYRLPTEAEWQYACKAGTGGYRYGELDEIAWYQENAKGTAHPVGQKLPNEWGLYDMLGNVWEWCWDLYDVSVYGSYRIFRGGSWAEEARGCGATCRRRSHPTFRIDDLGFRLARSL from the coding sequence ATGGAACGGACGTACACCATGGTGAACATCCCGGCAGGGCAAATTGAATTACGGGACGATCGGATCAAGGCCACATGGACAACCGAGGTGAACGCTTTTTTACTCGCACCGGTTCCTGTTACGAATGCGTTTTACTTCTCGGTTGTACAAAAAGCAGTTGGACCGAATGAGCACCCAGAGGCTCCCGTTGTAAATGTGTCGTGGAACGATGCGATTTCGTTTTGCAATCTGCTATCTCAGCAAGCGGGTCTCACGGAATGCTACTCGATAAGTGAAGATGGTGAGCGTATCATATGGAACGGGGATGCGGATGGCTATCGTCTGCCGACAGAGGCGGAATGGCAGTACGCGTGCAAAGCTGGGACGGGTGGTTATCGCTACGGCGAGCTAGATGAGATTGCATGGTACCAAGAGAATGCTAAGGGTACAGCACATCCGGTAGGACAAAAGCTGCCGAATGAGTGGGGGCTCTATGACATGCTGGGAAATGTTTGGGAGTGGTGCTGGGACCTTTACGATGTAAGCGTCTACGGCTCCTACCGAATTTTTCGCGGTGGCAGCTGGGCAGAAGAGGCTAGGGGCTGTGGCGCGACGTGCCGCCGACGCAGTCACCCCACGTTTCGAATTGATGATCTCGGCTTTCGTCTTGCCAGGTCCCTGTAA
- a CDS encoding CoxG family protein, with protein MPQGIHDVELSLPIGAVWQFVSIVENWVPLVPGYISHEVINERRVAWTFTGDIGIMKKTISLQVDITEWTPPTEVRFTLTGISGNFTGYGYFQAKALGEARTKMTGCLDITAHGVKGPMINSILKSNLPKTTRELVEAIGKRITR; from the coding sequence ATGCCTCAAGGAATACATGATGTGGAGCTGAGCCTGCCTATCGGGGCGGTATGGCAGTTTGTGAGTATAGTGGAGAACTGGGTTCCACTGGTACCTGGCTACATCAGCCACGAGGTAATCAATGAACGTCGTGTCGCTTGGACGTTTACAGGCGATATCGGCATCATGAAGAAAACGATCAGCCTGCAAGTGGATATCACCGAATGGACGCCGCCGACCGAGGTGAGGTTTACCTTGACGGGGATCAGTGGGAATTTCACCGGGTATGGCTACTTCCAAGCAAAAGCATTGGGGGAGGCGCGGACGAAAATGACGGGGTGTCTCGACATCACTGCACATGGTGTGAAGGGTCCCATGATCAATTCCATTCTAAAATCGAATCTTCCCAAGACAACGAGAGAGCTCGTGGAAGCTATTGGAAAACGTATAACGAGATAA
- a CDS encoding MFS transporter yields the protein MSQRNYSLMTAILCWSGIVVMSSLYVTIPLMSIFADLFRITLTQAAAVGSAFSVGFAIGCLIYGPLSEKYGRKKVIVIGLIALAFFSLLLGSANDFAWIIVLRSLQGAAAATFSPVALAYAVEMFPAAKRVTAIGFISTGFLAAGIIGQVISTVMSEQYSWHAVFYVLAAIYFVTLLVVMRWLPKEASPLATVHIWEPIKQIPSMFKQKNIVWSYIIALVLLMSFVNMYTVLGGYLAGPDFGLSNKDILLVRSIGVVGMLISPMAGWLAKRFGLRTVLRCGLGLAVVSMASLGMISNLSLLIGTSVLFVAGIALSVPSLITLIGQLGGKSRGIAVSVYTFILFSGTSLGPILSIRLMHVGSYELTFVLLAIVLGIGLLAACLIRSDSAVESISTKPPSPLA from the coding sequence ATGTCACAGCGAAACTACTCACTCATGACGGCAATCCTATGCTGGTCTGGAATCGTCGTCATGTCGAGCTTATACGTTACGATTCCCCTTATGAGCATATTTGCCGATCTTTTCCGTATTACGTTGACACAGGCTGCAGCAGTAGGCAGCGCATTTTCGGTTGGGTTTGCCATTGGGTGCCTGATTTATGGACCATTGTCTGAAAAGTATGGCCGCAAAAAAGTTATTGTGATCGGGCTGATTGCCCTGGCTTTCTTTTCTTTGTTGCTTGGTAGTGCAAATGATTTCGCATGGATCATTGTCCTCAGGAGCTTGCAAGGTGCTGCCGCTGCTACGTTCTCGCCTGTTGCGCTCGCCTATGCTGTGGAAATGTTCCCTGCGGCAAAACGGGTAACGGCAATCGGATTTATCAGCACAGGATTTCTAGCTGCAGGAATCATTGGTCAAGTAATTAGTACCGTAATGAGTGAACAATACAGTTGGCACGCTGTATTCTATGTGCTTGCTGCTATCTATTTCGTGACGCTGCTCGTGGTGATGAGGTGGCTGCCAAAAGAAGCGAGTCCCCTTGCTACCGTTCATATTTGGGAGCCGATTAAGCAAATTCCCTCCATGTTCAAACAAAAAAATATCGTCTGGAGCTACATAATCGCTCTTGTATTGCTTATGTCATTCGTTAATATGTATACGGTCTTGGGCGGTTATTTGGCGGGACCTGATTTTGGGCTTAGCAACAAGGATATTCTGCTTGTTCGATCGATTGGTGTAGTGGGCATGCTCATTTCTCCGATGGCGGGCTGGCTGGCAAAACGGTTTGGTTTACGTACCGTGCTACGCTGCGGGTTAGGTCTGGCAGTGGTCAGTATGGCTTCCCTCGGTATGATTTCGAACTTGTCTCTTTTGATCGGTACGAGTGTGCTTTTCGTTGCCGGAATTGCGTTATCCGTTCCTTCCCTAATCACGCTTATTGGACAGCTAGGGGGCAAATCGCGGGGAATTGCTGTTTCGGTTTATACGTTTATCCTGTTTTCGGGGACAAGTCTTGGGCCAATCTTGTCCATCCGTTTGATGCATGTTGGCAGCTATGAACTTACTTTTGTACTGCTTGCAATCGTACTAGGGATTGGTCTGTTGGCTGCATGCCTGATTCGCAGTGATTCCGCGGTTGAGAGCATAAGCACAAAACCTCCTTCACCACTAGCATAG
- a CDS encoding SRPBCC family protein gives MKNPNTELGKMVGQTAATGFQVGVRRTMSVTPEQAWAFLTSSEGVKLWLGHVSDLTFSEGESFTSSDGISGQFRVVKPLRQFRLKWSMKEWEKPSTLQIRLLSDKPDRTTISFHQENLDNMNTREQMKLHWEEVLNEIRKNVSMMERE, from the coding sequence ATGAAGAATCCAAATACCGAATTAGGCAAAATGGTTGGACAAACGGCAGCGACGGGTTTCCAGGTAGGTGTACGCAGGACGATGTCCGTTACCCCGGAACAGGCATGGGCGTTTTTAACCTCGTCCGAAGGGGTGAAATTATGGCTTGGACATGTATCGGACCTTACCTTTAGTGAGGGGGAGTCCTTTACTTCCAGCGATGGAATATCGGGTCAATTTCGTGTTGTAAAGCCGCTCCGGCAGTTTCGTTTAAAGTGGTCGATGAAGGAATGGGAAAAGCCGTCCACATTGCAAATCCGGCTGCTATCCGACAAGCCTGACCGAACGACGATTAGTTTTCATCAAGAGAATTTGGATAACATGAACACAAGGGAACAAATGAAGCTTCATTGGGAAGAAGTTCTGAATGAAATCAGGAAAAATGTCTCCATGATGGAGAGGGAATAA
- a CDS encoding DUF4253 domain-containing protein has product MVEELSNYLKECDIEVVATEGFSVPATKADTHSILVLPSYNILEMIEEAVDEEGSLSAYVHNQLAEVHSLSVEDAFRRIVSSRLLYTDISSELKNLDGKNFEEIYRAYSLIWEGHELIDEQRSETETESFQISEKWVQDRLEDEALIVLKLPLASGYEAPLWVPMGGYNECPLPVYQSVIVKHWQEAYGIKILAVTEDTWTFQAGSRPQTYQDALKLAQEHFIFCQYVLDEFPSIGHYADYLMKQDVWYFWWD; this is encoded by the coding sequence ATGGTAGAAGAGTTGTCGAATTACCTAAAGGAATGTGACATAGAAGTAGTTGCTACGGAAGGCTTCTCGGTACCTGCTACAAAGGCAGATACGCACAGCATCTTGGTCCTGCCTAGCTATAATATACTTGAGATGATAGAAGAAGCGGTGGACGAAGAGGGATCACTATCTGCTTATGTACATAACCAGCTTGCGGAAGTTCATAGCTTATCCGTTGAGGATGCTTTTCGACGAATTGTAAGCTCTCGACTTTTGTATACAGACATTTCATCCGAGTTAAAAAATTTGGATGGGAAGAACTTTGAAGAAATCTATAGGGCGTATTCCCTTATATGGGAAGGCCATGAGCTAATCGATGAACAACGCAGTGAAACAGAGACGGAATCCTTTCAAATCAGTGAAAAATGGGTGCAGGATCGATTAGAGGATGAGGCCTTGATTGTCCTGAAATTGCCGTTAGCATCTGGTTATGAAGCGCCGTTGTGGGTCCCGATGGGCGGCTATAATGAATGCCCACTACCCGTTTACCAGTCCGTTATCGTAAAGCACTGGCAGGAGGCGTATGGGATCAAGATTCTCGCTGTGACAGAGGATACGTGGACTTTTCAAGCCGGTTCAAGACCTCAGACCTACCAGGATGCCCTAAAGCTGGCACAAGAGCATTTTATCTTTTGTCAGTACGTTTTGGATGAGTTTCCTTCAATAGGGCATTACGCCGATTATTTAATGAAACAGGATGTATGGTATTTTTGGTGGGATTAG
- a CDS encoding restriction endonuclease produces the protein MGRKFYYYRIISNDYLGVTKEIKGSTEYEVALKVEEQLRKWETKERAQRQRDAIEDMKSQAEFDSEQAQELIEDYKSILISTLKVDDKLKWEKLKEKKKFKNFHFNEPVPTLQQIMNQLKVPNPRPFVEFLIKSIKLKRIEMEERAQVELDKMLADYENRKAKEQEKYEKDKQEFIKLQNEHNEKIDQFKLEFEQGHGEAIEKYVYMVLEKSKYPEGLDREFEVQYDPISGTVIISFELPSKDVVPSIIQYKYVTTKKTITEVRMKQKEFDAYYEDVLYQICLRTIHEVFEAVYIRDVKSVVYNGWVSGIDSKTGNDFRSCIMSCQAEREAFEKFNLERVDPRECFKGLKGLSAGPLAQLAPVRPVMEIRRDDSRFVESRDVLADINSTTNLATMNWEDFEHLVRELFAKVFSKDGAEVNVTQASRDGGVDAIAFDPDPIKGGKFVIQAKRYNNVVPVSAVRDLYGTLLAEGATKGILVTTSYFGNDSREFAKDKPITLIDGSNLVYMFQEYGHNVTIQLQKKVN, from the coding sequence ATGGGGCGTAAGTTTTACTACTATCGCATTATATCTAATGACTATTTAGGTGTTACTAAAGAAATAAAGGGTTCAACAGAATATGAAGTTGCTTTAAAAGTAGAAGAACAATTACGCAAATGGGAAACCAAAGAAAGAGCTCAACGACAAAGAGATGCAATAGAAGATATGAAATCCCAAGCAGAATTTGATTCAGAACAGGCACAAGAACTAATAGAAGATTATAAATCAATCCTTATCTCTACTTTGAAAGTAGATGATAAATTAAAATGGGAGAAATTAAAAGAAAAAAAGAAATTTAAAAACTTTCACTTCAATGAACCAGTACCTACATTACAGCAAATAATGAATCAATTAAAAGTACCAAATCCAAGGCCATTTGTGGAGTTTTTAATTAAATCAATAAAATTAAAAAGAATTGAAATGGAAGAAAGAGCCCAAGTAGAATTGGATAAAATGTTGGCCGATTATGAAAACAGAAAAGCCAAAGAACAAGAAAAATATGAAAAAGATAAGCAAGAATTTATAAAACTACAAAATGAGCACAATGAAAAAATAGATCAATTTAAGTTGGAGTTTGAACAGGGGCACGGAGAGGCTATTGAAAAATACGTCTACATGGTTTTGGAGAAATCAAAATACCCGGAGGGTTTGGATAGAGAATTTGAAGTTCAATATGATCCCATTAGTGGAACTGTTATCATTTCTTTTGAACTTCCCTCAAAGGATGTTGTTCCAAGTATTATTCAATATAAATATGTAACAACTAAAAAAACAATAACAGAAGTACGTATGAAACAAAAAGAGTTTGATGCTTATTACGAGGATGTTTTATATCAGATTTGCTTAAGAACCATTCATGAAGTTTTTGAAGCTGTTTATATACGTGATGTCAAAAGTGTTGTATATAACGGTTGGGTAAGTGGAATAGATAGTAAAACTGGTAATGATTTCAGATCATGCATAATGTCTTGTCAAGCTGAGAGGGAAGCATTTGAGAAATTTAATCTTGAGAGAGTTGATCCAAGAGAATGCTTTAAGGGTTTAAAAGGGTTGTCTGCTGGACCATTAGCACAACTAGCACCTGTTAGGCCGGTTATGGAAATTAGGCGTGATGACTCACGTTTTGTTGAATCTCGTGACGTATTAGCTGATATTAATTCGACGACTAATTTGGCTACAATGAATTGGGAAGATTTTGAGCATTTAGTAAGAGAGCTTTTTGCAAAAGTATTTTCAAAAGACGGTGCAGAAGTCAATGTAACTCAAGCAAGTCGAGATGGTGGAGTTGATGCAATAGCATTTGACCCAGACCCAATCAAAGGGGGCAAATTTGTCATTCAAGCAAAACGTTATAACAATGTTGTTCCAGTTTCCGCAGTTAGAGATCTTTATGGAACTTTATTAGCCGAAGGAGCAACTAAAGGAATTCTAGTTACTACAAGTTATTTTGGTAATGATTCAAGAGAGTTTGCTAAGGATAAGCCAATCACATTAATCGATGGTTCAAATTTGGTTTATATGTTTCAGGAATATGGACATAATGTTACAATACAATTGCAGAAAAAAGTGAATTAA
- a CDS encoding MFS transporter, translating to MRVHPIYFLRLTGLLDGLSLLVLMGIAMPLKYVWGLDKAVTITGSIHGGIFCLYALAILYAAIRVRWSLLWSLAALLAAFVPFGNFFLDRRLKTAQEVYPLKPFNNALLVYGIVFFSFFDLFSQLPVMSTFAASVGASSFVIGFVIGLYSLANTFGNIISGMLTDKVGPSKPLLIGLVLSSCALLLYHIVDQPFLLIIVRIIHGFVAGLIVPAAFTFSANNTSHEQQGRKVAFTGTFVGLAAIIGPAFSGIMASKTSVPFVFTCVAVMGFFLTILSVIFLQSTKACKKEKLKKDVPTSALIFNAGIIKAYGGAFLLMFSQGVIAYLLPLHVQSLGYDSKLSGTLMSTFGMIAVLLFVLPTNQIFDRVAPSKTMSIGIGFMGVSQLLIGQSNTTLALYCMLGLYGIGFALLFPSVNTMLIQSTPQELRGKAHGYLYAFFSLGVVVGSGLLGWLPFSIEEGFLFTGSLLLVFAIFIAMHKQRERLLNQQNNR from the coding sequence GTGCGGGTACATCCAATTTACTTTTTACGTCTTACAGGCCTGTTAGATGGCCTTTCCTTATTAGTATTGATGGGCATCGCGATGCCCTTGAAATACGTGTGGGGCTTAGACAAAGCCGTAACCATCACTGGAAGTATTCACGGCGGGATATTTTGCTTGTATGCTCTGGCGATACTCTATGCGGCCATTCGCGTGAGATGGAGCCTGCTCTGGTCTCTAGCTGCGTTACTCGCCGCTTTTGTACCGTTTGGAAACTTCTTTCTGGATCGCAGACTGAAAACGGCACAGGAGGTGTATCCTCTGAAGCCGTTTAATAATGCCCTTCTCGTATACGGCATCGTTTTTTTCTCGTTCTTTGATTTGTTCTCGCAACTGCCGGTCATGAGTACATTTGCTGCTTCCGTAGGTGCCAGCTCATTTGTTATAGGCTTTGTCATCGGTCTGTATTCGTTAGCTAATACCTTTGGCAATATTATCTCTGGTATGCTGACAGACAAGGTTGGTCCATCCAAACCTTTGTTGATCGGATTGGTTTTATCAAGTTGCGCCTTGCTGCTGTATCACATCGTCGATCAGCCGTTTCTGTTGATTATCGTGCGAATCATCCACGGATTTGTTGCCGGTTTGATCGTTCCTGCTGCTTTTACTTTCTCTGCGAATAACACTTCACACGAGCAGCAAGGACGAAAGGTTGCTTTCACCGGTACCTTCGTGGGACTCGCAGCGATTATCGGGCCTGCATTCAGCGGCATCATGGCAAGCAAAACCTCCGTGCCGTTTGTCTTTACATGTGTAGCTGTTATGGGCTTTTTCCTAACCATCCTGTCCGTCATTTTTTTGCAATCCACTAAGGCCTGCAAAAAAGAGAAGCTAAAGAAGGACGTTCCAACCTCAGCCCTGATCTTTAATGCTGGGATAATCAAGGCTTACGGCGGTGCCTTTTTGCTCATGTTTTCACAAGGTGTGATCGCTTACCTTTTGCCCTTGCATGTACAATCGCTTGGATACGATTCGAAATTAAGCGGTACATTAATGAGCACGTTTGGGATGATTGCCGTCCTGCTTTTTGTACTTCCGACCAACCAGATTTTTGATCGTGTGGCCCCCTCCAAAACGATGTCCATCGGAATTGGTTTCATGGGCGTGAGTCAACTGCTTATTGGTCAATCCAACACGACATTGGCATTGTACTGCATGTTAGGACTATATGGGATAGGCTTTGCTCTCTTGTTTCCCTCTGTCAATACGATGCTCATTCAATCGACGCCGCAAGAATTGCGTGGGAAAGCACACGGTTACTTATACGCCTTCTTCTCTCTCGGTGTGGTCGTCGGCTCAGGCCTTTTAGGTTGGCTGCCCTTCTCCATCGAGGAAGGGTTTCTGTTCACAGGAAGCCTGCTTCTCGTGTTTGCCATTTTCATTGCCATGCACAAGCAGCGAGAACGCTTGCTGAATCAACAAAATAATCGATAG
- a CDS encoding MarR family winged helix-turn-helix transcriptional regulator, producing MSRKNKREHTADQLPKLGIQPYLNLMEKTALQNTDRKLAHLGLLMLWLGDNAIDVIDLNLEKFGITECKFDVLLLLTLHEDRELITPSSLADRLGIRRASVTALLDWLEKRHWIIREQSTLDGRRIHVKITQEGRELVARALPVFWSACASIMSELEEEERILLEKILMKLNSSMEKKLGVGR from the coding sequence ATGAGCAGAAAAAACAAGCGGGAGCATACAGCCGATCAATTGCCGAAACTTGGTATTCAACCGTATTTGAATCTGATGGAAAAAACAGCTCTGCAAAATACGGATCGCAAATTGGCTCATTTGGGGCTATTGATGCTATGGCTGGGGGATAACGCCATAGACGTCATTGATTTGAACTTGGAGAAATTCGGCATAACGGAGTGTAAATTCGACGTATTGCTGTTGCTTACGTTACATGAAGACAGAGAACTTATCACCCCCTCTTCGCTTGCAGACAGGCTGGGCATTCGGCGTGCTTCTGTTACAGCTTTGCTGGACTGGCTGGAAAAAAGGCACTGGATAATCAGGGAGCAAAGCACGCTGGATGGTCGCAGGATTCATGTCAAAATAACACAGGAAGGCAGAGAATTAGTAGCCAGAGCACTGCCGGTTTTCTGGTCTGCCTGCGCCTCCATTATGAGTGAATTAGAAGAGGAAGAACGGATACTACTGGAAAAAATCTTGATGAAGTTGAATAGCAGCATGGAAAAGAAACTGGGGGTGGGAAGATAA